The genomic DNA CACACTGTTGTCTCAAAAATCTTCTTTGTTGGCTAACTCCATGGATTGTCCTGTTTCAAACGCTTTGTCAAAAGTCAAGTCTCTCGCTGCCAACAGCTTCTTCTGAATTTGCACGCCTTTCAATCCACAAACGAGACAGTCCCTTGACGCTTCTTTCAAAAAAGTTCCAGATTCACACTTCAACGCCAGTCGCTTCAACTCAACTACAAACTGTGCGACCGTTTCACTCTCATACTGGTTCCGACGATGAAATTTAAAACGTTCTGCGATCAAAATATGTTTAGGCGAGTAATGTGAAACCAAAAGCTCTTTCAACTCATCAAAAGACTTATCTTTCTGAAGTTCAGGGGCTAACAAATTCCTCAGCACGCCATATGCATCT from Porites lutea chromosome 6, jaPorLute2.1, whole genome shotgun sequence includes the following:
- the LOC140941967 gene encoding uncharacterized protein, producing the protein MALVGQVGEYIDGKEDIASYIERVELYFAANCVEVDYEVATFVALIGADAYGVLRNLLAPELQKDKSFDELKELLVSHYSPKHILIAERFKFHRRNQYESETVAQFVVELKRLALKCESGTFLKEASRDCLVCGLKGVQIQKKLLAARDLTFDKAFETGQSMELANKEDF